In Clostridium sp. JN-1, one genomic interval encodes:
- a CDS encoding AEC family transporter, whose translation MIVLSALESILSIIIMITIGCILTYKKWFDEKTAAIFAKVVCGLSLPCLMISNIIGNFDRNKLVHLGKGVIIPFSSMAVTYLIAIVVSKVIRVKKGRIGTFRSMFFVSNSIFIGLPVNMALFGTKSIPYVLIYYIANTTFFWTIGSYGICMDGENHQGKHPGMFSKETLKRIFSPPLLGFIAAIILIILNIHVPKFILDTCNYFGNLTTPLSMLFIGITLYSFRSEKVKVDKDMVAVLVGRFLISPLLIFIAAYYWPIPILMKKVFVIQAAMPVMTNTAIVAKSYNADYKYATVMTVVTTVLSAVVIPLYMMILG comes from the coding sequence ATGATTGTATTAAGTGCTTTAGAAAGTATCTTAAGTATAATAATAATGATTACTATAGGATGTATACTTACATATAAAAAGTGGTTTGATGAAAAGACAGCAGCAATTTTTGCAAAAGTTGTATGTGGATTATCACTACCTTGTCTTATGATATCTAATATTATAGGTAATTTTGACAGAAACAAATTAGTTCATTTGGGTAAGGGTGTTATAATTCCCTTTTCGTCTATGGCTGTAACATATTTAATAGCTATTGTCGTTTCAAAAGTTATTAGGGTTAAAAAAGGTAGAATAGGAACTTTTAGGTCAATGTTTTTTGTATCAAATTCAATATTTATAGGACTTCCAGTAAATATGGCATTGTTTGGAACTAAAAGCATACCATATGTGCTTATCTATTACATAGCCAATACTACATTCTTTTGGACTATAGGTAGTTATGGAATTTGTATGGATGGAGAAAATCATCAAGGCAAACATCCAGGTATGTTTTCTAAAGAAACCTTAAAAAGGATATTTTCTCCGCCGCTTCTAGGCTTTATAGCAGCTATAATACTTATAATCCTTAATATACATGTGCCTAAATTTATTTTAGATACATGTAATTATTTTGGAAACTTGACTACGCCGCTGTCAATGTTATTCATAGGAATAACATTGTATTCTTTTAGATCCGAAAAAGTAAAAGTAGATAAGGACATGGTAGCAGTACTTGTTGGAAGATTTTTAATTTCTCCACTTTTAATATTTATAGCAGCTTATTACTGGCCTATACCTATCTTAATGAAGAAGGTATTTGTTATACAAGCGGCTATGCCGGTTATGACTAATACAGCTATAGTTGCAAAAAGTTATAATGCTGATTACAAATATGCTACTGTTATGACTGTAGTTACAACTGTGCTAAGTGCTGTAGTTATACCATTATACATGATGATATTAGGGTAG
- a CDS encoding LTA synthase family protein, translated as MNKQMIIRILKKIMLVIKMNFDVILFFIVFYIKIMNFGNQINPVYFYYKDIFVPVVSSILIIMSISFIFRDKRYIVLYILDVIFTIFIIGDLLFYYKYDGLITDVSIKYIFSNGFKFKYLLNSQMIYKCIPYMIDLLIILVILHLFLVHKNIYKSFKYNFFMFLLFLGIGIILDMPQIEKISIDQPQLINTMSNKVYIARNLGCINFHLIDTFNFINNNKDSLKGISDEEKKEVFTFLDNKNNQSSQIKKLNGCGKDKNLIIIQVESLQQFVINKKVNGQDITPNLNKWINQSMYFDNFYFQTCVGNTSDAEFIINNSMYPSNMSPVYYTYSANKLDSLPSKMKEKGYHTAVFHGHMEDFWNRPLMYKSEGFDKYYGEKSFNMDEEIGMGLSDKSFFNQTLDRLKDLKQPYYSFVITLSSHYPFKDKNNEFGNFDVGNYKGTFLGDYFNAIHYTDKQIGMFLDKLQKEGIMQNSIIVLYGDHNAIGDNNINQLYSFLGEKNINEFDKFNLEKVPMFIHFPNSEFKGVNHRYCGQMDIYPTLSNIFDLKAKFVFGRDLFNTSEQKVIFKNGAFIKDNILYIPWVNSYYDLKTGKKVNETQNLKKDKNDAAKELNYSDDILEHNLLKNLNTK; from the coding sequence ATGAATAAGCAGATGATTATAAGAATTTTGAAAAAGATAATGTTAGTTATTAAGATGAATTTTGATGTAATATTATTCTTTATTGTATTTTATATCAAGATAATGAATTTTGGTAATCAAATAAATCCAGTGTATTTTTACTATAAAGATATCTTTGTTCCAGTTGTTTCATCAATACTTATAATTATGAGCATAAGTTTTATATTTAGGGACAAAAGATATATTGTATTATATATTTTAGATGTAATATTTACAATATTTATAATTGGAGATTTGCTTTTTTATTATAAATATGATGGGCTGATAACTGATGTATCCATAAAGTATATATTTTCAAATGGTTTTAAATTTAAATATTTGTTGAATAGTCAAATGATTTATAAATGTATACCTTATATGATAGATTTATTGATTATACTTGTGATACTGCACTTATTTCTAGTACATAAAAATATATACAAGAGTTTTAAATATAACTTTTTTATGTTTTTGCTTTTCTTAGGCATTGGAATTATTTTAGATATGCCTCAAATAGAGAAAATATCAATAGATCAACCTCAGCTTATAAATACAATGAGCAATAAGGTATATATTGCTAGAAATCTTGGATGTATAAATTTTCACTTAATAGATACATTTAATTTTATAAATAACAATAAAGATAGTTTGAAAGGTATATCCGATGAAGAAAAAAAAGAAGTGTTTACTTTTTTAGACAATAAAAATAATCAAAGCAGTCAAATAAAAAAGTTAAATGGCTGTGGAAAAGATAAAAACTTGATTATAATACAAGTAGAATCACTACAGCAATTTGTAATCAATAAAAAAGTAAATGGACAAGACATTACTCCAAACTTAAATAAATGGATAAATCAAAGTATGTATTTTGATAATTTTTATTTTCAAACGTGTGTAGGAAATACTTCTGATGCCGAATTTATCATAAATAATTCTATGTATCCTTCAAATATGTCGCCAGTTTACTATACTTATAGTGCTAACAAATTGGATTCACTCCCAAGTAAAATGAAAGAAAAGGGTTACCATACTGCAGTTTTTCATGGACACATGGAAGACTTTTGGAACAGACCACTTATGTACAAAAGTGAGGGATTTGATAAGTATTATGGTGAAAAAAGCTTTAACATGGATGAAGAGATAGGTATGGGATTAAGTGATAAATCTTTTTTTAATCAAACTTTGGATAGGTTAAAAGATTTAAAGCAGCCTTATTATTCTTTTGTAATAACTTTAAGCAGTCACTATCCATTTAAAGATAAAAACAATGAATTTGGCAATTTTGATGTTGGAAACTATAAAGGTACATTTTTAGGAGATTATTTTAATGCAATTCACTATACGGATAAACAAATTGGAATGTTTTTAGATAAACTTCAAAAAGAAGGGATTATGCAAAATTCGATTATAGTGTTGTATGGCGATCACAATGCTATAGGTGACAATAATATAAATCAATTATATAGTTTCTTAGGAGAGAAAAATATAAATGAATTTGATAAATTTAATCTTGAAAAAGTACCTATGTTTATACATTTTCCAAATTCTGAATTTAAGGGCGTAAATCATAGGTATTGTGGTCAAATGGATATTTACCCGACACTGTCAAATATATTTGATTTAAAAGCTAAATTTGTATTTGGAAGAGACTTATTCAATACAAGTGAACAAAAAGTTATATTCAAGAATGGAGCTTTTATAAAAGATAATATTTTATATATTCCGTGGGTTAATAGTTATTATGATTTAAAAACAGGTAAAAAAGTAAATGAAACACAAAACTTAAAAAAAGATAAAAATGATGCTGCGAAAGAACTTAATTATTCTGATGATATTTTAGAACATAATTTACTAAAAAACTTAAATACTAAATAG